From Pyramidobacter piscolens W5455, the proteins below share one genomic window:
- the ftsH gene encoding ATP-dependent zinc metalloprotease FtsH produces the protein MDEIKNPRKPLIYYYVIAMLVLMLFNLLAKPWIMRAQIDEVDYGTFIRMTEEKKIGKVNIEENQILFTDAEGKKVYRTGPMEDPGRTERLYQSGAKFSSEIVEQASPIVSMLLSWVVPLLLFWGLGQYMQKKLMNRMGGDSMMFGMGKSKARIYVKSTEGIKFSDVAGEDEAKENLTEIVEYLHNPGRYRDIGAKMPKGILLVGPPGTGKTMLAKAVAGESNVPFFSMSGSEFVEMFVGMGASKVRDLFKQAKEKAPCIVFIDEIDAIGTKRSGNVMGNDEREQTLNQLLTEMDGFEDNTGVIILAATNRPESLDPALTRPGRFDRRVPVELPDLKGREDILKVHAKKIKLESGVDFNKVARMASGASGAELANIVNEAALRAVRDGRREATQADLEESIEVVVAGYQKKNAILTDKEKTIVAYHEIGHALVAAMQSHSAPVQKITIIPRTSGALGYTMQVEEGNHYLMSKEELENKIATLTGGRAAEEVVFGSVTTGASNDIEQATRLARAMITRYGMSDDFGMVALETVTNQYLGGDASLACAPETQSLIDKKVVALVKEQHEKARKILADSRRTLDELAKVLYERETITGEEFMEILHAVPAQS, from the coding sequence GTGGACGAAATCAAAAATCCCAGAAAGCCGCTGATTTATTATTACGTGATCGCCATGCTCGTGCTGATGCTCTTCAACCTGCTGGCCAAGCCGTGGATCATGCGCGCGCAGATCGACGAGGTGGATTACGGCACGTTCATCAGGATGACCGAAGAGAAAAAGATCGGCAAGGTCAACATCGAGGAGAATCAGATCCTCTTCACCGACGCCGAAGGCAAAAAGGTATACCGTACCGGGCCGATGGAAGACCCCGGGCGCACGGAGCGCCTCTATCAGTCGGGCGCAAAGTTCTCCAGCGAGATCGTCGAGCAGGCGTCGCCGATCGTCAGCATGCTGCTGTCGTGGGTCGTGCCGCTGCTGCTCTTCTGGGGGCTGGGGCAGTACATGCAGAAAAAGCTCATGAACCGCATGGGCGGCGACTCGATGATGTTCGGCATGGGGAAGAGCAAGGCCCGTATCTACGTCAAATCGACCGAGGGCATCAAGTTCTCCGACGTGGCCGGAGAGGACGAGGCCAAGGAGAACCTGACGGAGATCGTCGAGTATCTGCACAATCCCGGGCGCTACCGCGACATTGGCGCGAAGATGCCCAAGGGCATTCTGCTCGTCGGGCCGCCCGGCACCGGCAAGACCATGCTGGCCAAGGCAGTGGCGGGCGAGTCGAACGTGCCGTTCTTCTCCATGTCCGGCTCCGAGTTCGTGGAGATGTTCGTGGGCATGGGGGCCTCGAAAGTGCGCGATCTGTTCAAGCAGGCCAAGGAAAAAGCGCCCTGCATCGTCTTCATTGACGAGATCGACGCCATCGGCACGAAGCGCAGCGGCAACGTGATGGGCAACGACGAGCGCGAACAGACGCTTAACCAGCTGCTCACGGAGATGGACGGCTTCGAGGACAACACGGGCGTGATCATCCTCGCCGCCACGAACCGCCCCGAGTCGCTCGACCCGGCCCTGACGCGCCCCGGCCGCTTCGACCGGCGCGTGCCCGTGGAGTTGCCCGACCTGAAAGGCCGCGAGGACATCCTCAAGGTGCACGCCAAAAAGATCAAGCTCGAGTCCGGCGTCGATTTCAACAAGGTGGCGCGCATGGCTTCCGGCGCTTCCGGCGCCGAGCTGGCCAACATCGTCAACGAGGCGGCGCTGCGCGCCGTGCGCGACGGCCGCAGGGAGGCCACGCAGGCGGACCTCGAAGAGAGCATCGAAGTGGTCGTCGCCGGTTATCAGAAGAAGAACGCCATCCTCACCGACAAGGAAAAAACGATCGTCGCCTACCACGAGATCGGCCACGCCTTGGTCGCCGCCATGCAGAGCCATTCCGCGCCGGTGCAGAAGATCACGATCATCCCGCGCACGTCGGGCGCCCTCGGCTATACCATGCAGGTGGAGGAGGGCAACCATTACCTGATGAGCAAGGAAGAGCTGGAAAACAAGATCGCCACGCTCACCGGCGGCCGCGCCGCGGAGGAAGTCGTCTTCGGCTCCGTGACCACGGGCGCGTCCAACGACATCGAGCAGGCTACCAGGCTGGCCCGCGCCATGATCACGCGCTACGGCATGAGCGACGATTTCGGCATGGTGGCGCTGGAAACGGTGACCAACCAGTATCTGGGCGGCGACGCCTCGCTGGCCTGCGCGCCGGAGACGCAGTCGCTGATCGACAAGAAGGTCGTGGCGCTCGTCAAAGAGCAGCACGAAAAGGCCCGCAAAATCCTCGCCGACAGCCGCCGCACGCTTGACGAGCTGGCCAAGGTCCTTTACGAACGCGAGACCATCACCGGCGAAGAGTTCATGGAGATCCTTCACGCTGTGCCCGCGCAGTCCTGA
- a CDS encoding glycosyltransferase family 2 protein, with translation MTEKRRGRRPLFSVAVPFYNEQENLRTLYERLCRVVGGVGDCDFELLFVDDGSTDSSLEVVRALTAQDARVRYLSFSRNFGKEIALSAAIDHARGDGAIFMDADLQHPPELIPKLIEGWFEGYDDVYAQRRTRGGESAFKKLTAKLYYHVLARSTRIPIQMDAGDFRLLSARALAVLRRMPEHQRNMKSLYSWIGFRKKAVPVDQEPRLHGASKFGFFRLLNLALDGITSFTTAPLRLATILGALCAAVALLSFCWFLIRTAVWGNPVPGYPSLFCGILFFGGVQLLGLGVIGEYLGRVFMETKGRPLYVVAESNLPGEASDEPRPERGEARHD, from the coding sequence GAGCGCCTCTGCCGCGTCGTCGGCGGCGTGGGGGACTGCGACTTCGAGCTGCTTTTCGTGGACGACGGCAGCACCGATTCCTCGCTTGAAGTTGTGCGCGCCCTGACGGCGCAGGACGCCCGCGTGCGCTACCTGAGCTTTTCGCGCAACTTCGGCAAGGAGATCGCGCTGTCGGCCGCCATCGACCACGCGCGCGGCGACGGCGCCATCTTCATGGACGCCGACCTGCAGCATCCGCCGGAGCTGATCCCGAAACTGATCGAAGGCTGGTTTGAAGGCTACGACGACGTGTACGCCCAGCGCCGCACGCGCGGCGGCGAGTCGGCCTTCAAAAAACTGACGGCCAAGCTGTATTACCACGTGCTGGCGCGCTCGACGCGCATTCCCATCCAGATGGACGCCGGCGATTTTCGTCTGCTCAGCGCCCGGGCGCTGGCGGTGCTGCGTCGCATGCCCGAGCACCAGCGCAACATGAAGAGTCTGTACAGCTGGATCGGCTTCAGGAAAAAAGCCGTGCCCGTCGATCAGGAACCGCGCCTGCACGGTGCAAGCAAGTTCGGTTTCTTCCGCCTGCTCAACCTAGCGCTGGACGGCATCACCTCGTTCACGACGGCGCCGCTGCGTCTGGCCACGATTCTCGGGGCGCTCTGCGCCGCCGTGGCGCTGCTTTCGTTTTGCTGGTTCCTGATCCGCACGGCGGTGTGGGGCAATCCCGTGCCCGGCTATCCCTCGCTGTTCTGCGGCATTCTCTTCTTCGGCGGCGTGCAGCTGCTGGGGCTGGGCGTCATCGGCGAGTATCTCGGCCGCGTCTTCATGGAGACCAAAGGACGCCCGCTTTACGTCGTCGCCGAGAGCAACCTGCCCGGCGAAGCGTCGGACGAGCCGCGTCCGGAGCGCGGAGAGGCGCGGCATGACTGA
- a CDS encoding uracil-xanthine permease family protein: MARKELVYGVDDVPSLPILLLAGAQHVLTLFGATTLVPLIFGPAMGMTPAQIGFFISCVYFAMGVCTLIQTSPFGSGLPIVQGSSFSFIPPIMTIVGVYSAQGTSVILQYIGGALISGGVCLVLLGQFGLIGRIRRFVGPITVGTTIMAIGFSLAGTAISGNAAGYWPASLAVVALIFLFGLGVKGRYVNIFSVLLSVVIVWGVCFALSRAGMFQPGHPVYISLDNVNAAKWFQFTGFMPWGMPKFSTVAFGAILAGFFSVILESIGDYFNVCNAAGLPDPTEQQISRGIRAEGLGCIFGGLTGAVACTSYTENIGLIGLTGVASRWVVRVGAILLIGMSMVGKFGALVATLPGPIIGGCYIALFGTIGALGIQALTRADMQKQRNVMIVGFSFLMALGLPGWVEAQKELFFGWGIPGQILWAIGKTSMAVAGVSACLLDNLIPGTREERGFRD; encoded by the coding sequence ATGGCTCGAAAAGAACTGGTGTATGGAGTGGACGACGTCCCGTCTCTGCCGATTTTGCTGCTGGCGGGGGCGCAGCATGTGCTCACGCTGTTCGGAGCGACGACGCTGGTGCCGCTGATCTTCGGCCCGGCGATGGGGATGACGCCGGCGCAGATCGGATTTTTCATTTCCTGCGTGTATTTCGCCATGGGGGTGTGCACGCTGATCCAGACCAGCCCGTTCGGTTCCGGGCTGCCGATCGTGCAGGGTTCGAGCTTCAGCTTCATCCCGCCGATCATGACGATCGTCGGCGTTTATTCGGCGCAGGGCACGAGCGTGATCCTGCAGTACATCGGCGGGGCGCTGATCTCCGGCGGCGTGTGCCTGGTGCTGCTGGGGCAGTTCGGGCTGATCGGCCGGATCCGCCGCTTCGTCGGCCCGATCACGGTGGGCACGACGATCATGGCCATCGGTTTTTCGCTGGCGGGCACGGCGATCAGCGGCAACGCCGCCGGGTACTGGCCGGCGTCGCTGGCGGTGGTGGCGCTGATTTTCCTGTTCGGTCTGGGCGTGAAGGGGCGTTACGTCAACATCTTTTCGGTCCTTCTGAGCGTGGTGATCGTCTGGGGCGTCTGCTTCGCGCTGAGCCGGGCCGGCATGTTCCAGCCGGGGCATCCCGTTTATATCAGTCTTGACAACGTGAACGCGGCCAAGTGGTTCCAGTTCACCGGCTTCATGCCCTGGGGCATGCCGAAGTTCAGCACGGTGGCGTTCGGCGCGATCCTGGCGGGGTTCTTCTCGGTCATTCTCGAAAGCATCGGCGACTACTTCAACGTCTGCAACGCGGCCGGGCTGCCCGATCCGACGGAGCAGCAGATCAGCCGGGGCATCCGCGCCGAGGGGCTGGGCTGCATCTTCGGCGGCCTGACGGGTGCGGTGGCCTGCACGAGCTATACCGAGAACATCGGCCTGATCGGCCTGACGGGCGTGGCTTCGCGCTGGGTGGTACGCGTCGGCGCGATCCTGCTGATCGGCATGAGCATGGTCGGCAAGTTCGGCGCGCTGGTGGCCACGCTGCCAGGGCCGATCATCGGCGGCTGCTACATCGCCCTGTTCGGCACGATCGGCGCGCTCGGCATCCAGGCGCTGACCCGCGCCGACATGCAGAAGCAGCGCAACGTGATGATCGTCGGCTTCTCTTTCCTGATGGCGCTGGGGCTGCCTGGCTGGGTGGAGGCGCAGAAGGAACTGTTCTTCGGCTGGGGCATTCCCGGACAGATCCTCTGGGCGATCGGCAAGACGTCGATGGCGGTGGCGGGCGTTTCGGCCTGTCTGCTGGACAATCTCATCCCCGGCACGCGCGAGGAGCGCGGCTTCAGGGACTGA
- a CDS encoding RES family NAD+ phosphorylase produces the protein MFCCSNCFADTEIKAIIDGNKTTGDCDFCGSHNIHVYEIGKDSIIAELFDGLLDIYTPVSDLSADFPREKTDLIKNILCNNCRIFNLKPDGAYRLITTICANRYKDQPELFDSPVAIKQCQNLDYLEENSILKNNCWGDFVEGIKRKNRFHGDYINTDKLFIFLRCAVKFHHKGEVMYRSRICPDEKGFMKTEMGAPPDNKAKGGRVNPMGISILYLSDSTETTLYEIRAGVYDFVTVGRFKLQKDIEVINLAGIDHISPFIGIDYGFDFIQYAMNIEHLKMISQEIAKPLRNDNALDYLPTQYISDYIRSRGYDGIEYISTMCKNGANLAVFNPSLFKCTGTSVYDVKSISYSYTKL, from the coding sequence ATGTTCTGCTGCAGTAATTGTTTTGCTGACACAGAAATCAAAGCAATTATAGATGGGAACAAAACAACTGGCGATTGCGATTTCTGCGGGAGTCATAATATCCATGTATATGAAATTGGGAAAGATTCCATTATAGCAGAGCTCTTTGATGGATTGTTAGATATTTATACCCCAGTATCAGATTTATCTGCCGATTTTCCACGTGAGAAGACAGATCTTATAAAGAACATTCTTTGCAATAACTGCCGAATTTTTAATTTAAAACCTGATGGAGCATATCGGCTTATCACCACAATTTGCGCCAACAGATATAAAGATCAGCCAGAATTATTTGATAGTCCTGTTGCTATTAAGCAGTGTCAGAATCTTGATTATTTAGAGGAAAACTCAATTCTAAAGAATAATTGCTGGGGTGACTTCGTCGAGGGAATTAAGCGCAAGAACCGTTTTCACGGCGACTATATCAATACGGACAAGCTGTTTATATTTCTGAGATGCGCTGTAAAATTCCATCATAAAGGCGAAGTAATGTATCGCTCACGAATATGCCCTGACGAAAAAGGATTTATGAAAACAGAAATGGGGGCCCCTCCAGATAACAAGGCAAAAGGCGGACGTGTAAATCCAATGGGTATCAGTATCCTTTATCTTTCTGACTCAACAGAAACGACCTTGTACGAAATCCGGGCAGGTGTATATGACTTTGTCACAGTTGGTCGTTTCAAACTTCAAAAGGACATTGAGGTCATCAACCTCGCAGGTATTGACCATATTAGTCCGTTTATTGGCATTGATTATGGATTTGACTTTATACAGTATGCCATGAACATTGAGCATCTTAAAATGATTTCACAAGAAATTGCAAAACCCCTGCGAAATGATAACGCTCTCGATTATTTGCCGACACAGTATATTAGTGATTATATACGCAGCAGAGGATATGATGGAATCGAATACATAAGCACGATGTGTAAAAATGGCGCTAATTTAGCAGTTTTCAACCCTTCTCTTTTCAAATGCACTGGCACAAGTGTGTACGACGTAAAATCAATTTCTTATTCCTATACAAAACTATAG
- a CDS encoding GtrA family protein translates to MTETERERCREVGSYLFFGVLTTIVNYVSYYALTRWLGMGVTAATAWAWALAVLFAFVTNKLWVFRSRTRGLAALGHELAAFVAARLFSGLLDVAMMWLFAEKLGWPDMWVKIGDNVFVTALNYVFSKLWIFRERA, encoded by the coding sequence ATGACTGAGACGGAACGGGAACGATGCCGTGAAGTCGGCAGCTACCTGTTTTTCGGCGTCCTGACTACGATAGTCAACTACGTCAGCTACTACGCGCTGACGCGCTGGCTGGGTATGGGCGTGACGGCGGCGACGGCCTGGGCCTGGGCGCTGGCGGTGCTGTTCGCGTTCGTGACCAACAAGCTCTGGGTCTTCCGCAGCCGTACGCGCGGACTGGCGGCGCTGGGGCACGAGCTGGCGGCCTTCGTGGCGGCGCGCCTCTTTTCCGGCCTGCTCGACGTGGCCATGATGTGGCTGTTCGCCGAAAAGCTGGGCTGGCCGGACATGTGGGTGAAAATCGGCGACAACGTGTTCGTCACGGCGCTCAATTACGTTTTCAGCAAGCTGTGGATCTTCCGCGAGCGGGCGTGA
- a CDS encoding Hsp20/alpha crystallin family protein produces the protein MMVPSIWNDNLFDELDNVFNDPFFRRGPLYGRRERNMMKTDVRETENNYEVDVDLPGFRKENVNVQLQNGYLTISAAKQHSKEEKDAKGAFIRQERYEGSCSRSFYVGDNIKKEDISAKLEDGILRLTFPKKTEKELEQSKLIEIE, from the coding sequence ATGATGGTACCGAGCATTTGGAACGACAATCTGTTTGACGAACTGGACAACGTGTTCAACGATCCCTTCTTCCGCAGGGGGCCGCTGTACGGGCGCCGGGAACGGAACATGATGAAGACCGACGTGCGCGAGACGGAAAACAACTACGAAGTGGATGTCGATCTGCCCGGCTTCAGGAAGGAAAACGTCAACGTCCAGCTGCAGAACGGCTATCTGACGATCAGCGCCGCCAAACAGCACTCCAAGGAGGAGAAGGACGCCAAAGGCGCCTTTATCCGCCAGGAGCGTTACGAGGGCAGCTGCTCGCGCAGCTTCTACGTGGGCGACAACATCAAGAAGGAAGACATCAGCGCCAAGCTGGAAGACGGCATCCTGCGCCTGACCTTCCCGAAGAAGACGGAAAAGGAACTCGAACAGAGCAAGCTGATCGAAATCGAATAG